One stretch of Zingiber officinale cultivar Zhangliang chromosome 6B, Zo_v1.1, whole genome shotgun sequence DNA includes these proteins:
- the LOC121988599 gene encoding probable histidine kinase 2: MKMPKLVCQNYRTLWPMTLLLLGVSMLVLVSLIIQETKGDCNREEIITVVSLIKDHENQLLQIDTMMHGIAQTLTWEKNLSFLFTTQSKIVPQLYMAIMMQKWVAEISYVEPQGKVFSYYGQENETYVLFSNDYDYLWCTQALNGTGKFSDEVTCSPPRHLNDSLFHIASYVGIGLQSIHMLFFNTPLGNSTNGVLSVGVPLETLKDSISSINIHGGHLHLATRGGEVIAPDGPPHTHFVYGDNGVSVVAMDEDDMNVVEKYDDLPCHGNISVWPSHIKCLKIQGRRYQFGCFLLDAYGMELVYIAAFPCKGGVSLLKKMRTVVVILVLLIILGMVLGSYVLLHLLHRSQLQEGLLQAKLIKLKGAIQQAERKSMNKSLAFASASHDIRTSLAGITGLVGICLADAPRVSELHSNMQQINTCVTKLLGILNSILDTSKIEAGKMQPEEVEFDICQVLEESTDIFHIVGLSKGLEVIWDPCDFSIFTSTIVRGDCQRLKQIIDNLLSNAVKFTSEGHVVLRAWARKPSFKKIEVSSRKGYNLRNVLNPLLGWRSKDSLGDNYVGDLIESDPNHIEIIIEVDDTGVGIPKEKRASIFENYVQVKESMNGGHEGTGLGLGIVQSFVRLMGGEIKIMDKTPNEKGTCFRFNILLKSCKPSDANVDDESRAERSSSLPTNSIIIKDSANSQIVRSSISSMGFRRGLARDSIHAILFVQGDETIRILQRWMEISGVEVWVIDHWRLIYSITEKIKNSLGRLGRSKSRSLASLLNTAAEFSHSKDEANKFLPLSNIEFKTSSKDYTSCVLIVIDFSHGNFPEIELTLKKLISGNESLHFKIVWLVNSNAPTDGLRRSKHVPCHLILKKPIHGSRLYALSRLIQDFGRESEHDLHKMPSSMESNKFLSNSSSFQCSSHEVFSSSLNLEHKPLNGMNIFLAEDVPILQQVATKLISRLGASVTSCENGLNALDLIRDALRKLDSTHEGNASNDSKGFPYDAILMDCEMPFMNGYEATRLIREEERNYGLRIPIITLTAHASPEEWISI; encoded by the exons ATGAAGATGCCCAAGCTTGTTTGTCAAAACTACAGGACTCTTTGGCCAATG ACACTGTTGTTGTTGGGAGTTTCCATGCTTGTGTTAGTGTCTCTCATTATTCAAGAGACTAAAGGAGATTGTAATAGAGAAGAAATCATCACAGTTGTGTCACTCATTAAGGATCATGAGAACCAATTGCTTCAAATAGACACCATGATGCATGGGATAGCACAGACCCTTACTTGGGAGAAGAACTTGTCTTTTCTCTTCACCACACAAAGCAAG ATAGTCCCACAACTTTACATGGCAATTATGATGCAGAAATGGGTTGCAGAAATTTCTTATGTAGAGCCTCAAGGGAAAGTTTTCTCATATTATGGTCAAGAAAATGAAACTTATGTATTGTTCTCAAATGATTATGATTATTTATGGTGCACCCAGGCATTGAATGGTACTGGAAAATTCTCTGATGAGGTTACATGTTCACCACCAAGGCATTTGAATGATTCCTTGTTCCACATTGCATCATATGTCGGGATAGGTTTGCAAAGCATTCATATGCTATTCTTCAACACTCCACTTGGAAATTCCACAAATGGGGTTTTGTCGGTGGGAGTGCCTCTAGAAACTCTCAAGGATTCTATCTCAAGCATCAACATTCATGGTGGGCACCTGCATTTGGCTACCCGAGGAGGAGAAGTAATTGCACCAGATGGACCTCCTCATACTCATTTTGTTTACGGTGACAATGGAGTATCCGTTGTTGCAATGGATGAGGATGATATGAATGTTGTAGAGAAGTATGATGACTTACCTTGCCATGGAAATATCTCTGTTTGGCCATCGCATATTAAGTGTTTGAAGATTCAGGGTAGGAGGTATCAGTTTGGTTGTTTTCTCCTAGATGCATATGGAATGGAACTG GTATACATAGCAGCTTTCCCCTGTAAAGGAGGCGTATCATTGTTGAAAAAGATGAGGACTGTTGTTGTGATTCTAGTATTACTCATCATTCTAGGCATGGTTCTTGGAAGTTATGTGCTGCTACATCTACTTCATAGGTCACAGTTACAAGAAGGACTGCTACAAGCTAAACTTATCAAGCTTAAAGGAGCAATTCAACAAgcagagagaaaaagtatgaacAAGAGTTTGGCATTTGCTAGCGCTAGCCACGACATACGTACATCTCTTGCAGGCATTACTGGATTGGTGGGAATTTGCCTTGCTGATGCACCTCGAGTTTCTGAGCTACATTCAAATATGCAACAAATTAATACTTGTGTAACAAAACTTCTTG GGATACTAAATTCTATCCTTGACACAAGCAAAATTGAAGCAGGAAAAATGCAACCAGAAGAAGTTGAGTTTGATATATGCCAAGTCCTTGAAGAATCAACTGATATCTTTCACATTGTGGGACTCAGTAAGGGTTTAGAGGTTATATGGGATCCTTGTGATTTTTCCATTTTTACATCTACCATTGTGAGAGGCGACTGTCAAAGGCTTAAACAGATAATTGATAACCTATTGAGCAATGCAGTGAAGTTTACATCTGAAGGACATGTTGTTCTGCGTGCATGGGCTAGAAAACCAAGCTTCAAAAAAATTGAAGTTTCTTCCAGAAAAGGTTATAATTTAAGAAATGTGTTGAATCCTTTATTAGGATGGCGTTCCAAAGATAGCTTGGGTGACAATTATGTCGGGGATCTAATTGAAAGTGATCCCAATCACATTGAGATAATCATAGAGGTGGATGATACAGGTGTAGGAAtccccaaggagaaaagagcttctatttttgaaaactatgtTCAAGTTAAAGAGTCAATGAATGGAGGACATGAAGGCACTGGCTTAGGACTTGGCATAGTCCAATCCTTT GTGCGTCTTATGGGTGGTGAGATCAAAATCATGGATAAAACTCCTAATGAAAAAGGAACTTGTTTCAGATTCAACATTCTTTTGAAATCATGCAAACCAAGTGATGCGAATGTGGATGATGAATCAAGAGCTGAAAGGTCGAGTTCATTGCCAACCAACTCAATCATCATTAAGGATTCTGCAAATTCTCAGATTGtgcgatctagtatttcaagtaTGGGATTCAGAAGGGGTTTAGCAAGAGATAGCATTCATGCCATACTTTTTGTTCAAGGTGATGAAACTATACGAATATTGCAAAGATGGATGGAAATCTCAGGAGTAGAAGTGTGGGTGATTGATCATTGGAGGCTTATTTATTCCATCACAGAGAAAATTAAGAATAGTCTTGGTCGTTTAGGGAGATCTAAGTCAAGGTCACTTGCAAGTTTGTTGAACACGGCAGCTGAATTCTCACACTCAAAAGATGAAGCCAACAAGTTTCTACCTCTCTCCAATATAGAGTTCAAGACTAGCTCAAAAGACTACACAAGTTGTGTGTTAATTGTCATTGATTTCAGTCATGGGAATTTTCCAGAGATTGAattaactttgaagaaattgataaGTGGCAATGAATCTCTCCACTTCAAGATTGTTTGGTTGGTTAACTCCAATGCTCCTACTGATGGATTGAGAAGATCTAAACACGTGCCATGCCACCTCATATTGAAAAAGCCAATCCATGGATCCCGCCTATATGCACTCTCGAGACTTATACAAGATTTTGGGAGAGAAAGTGAACATGATTTGCATAAAATGCCTAGTTCTATGGAAAGTAACAAATTTTTGTCTAATTCTTCATCTTTCCAATGTAGTAGCCATGAAGTGTTTTCATCGAGTCTAAATTTGGAGCATAAGCCGTTAAATGGCATGAACATATTCCTTGCGGAGGATGTACCTATACTGCAGCAAGTGGCTACAAAATTAATTTCTCGCCTTGGTGCGAGTGTTACTTCTTGTGAAAATGGGTTGAATGCTTTGGATTTAATTCGAGATGCTTTAAGGAAATTAGATTCCACGCATgaaggtaatgcaagtaatgatTCAAAGGGCTTTCCTTATGATGCTATTCTTATGGATTGTGAG ATGCCATTTATGAATGGTTATGAAGCAACAAGGCTTATTCGCGAAGAAGAAAGAAATTATGGCCTCCGAATTCCAATTATTACTCTTACTGCCCATGCTTCACCTGAGGAATGGATTTCCATTTGA
- the LOC121988602 gene encoding nucleolin 1-like, producing MRRDYSNLHSQHYETGAPEGIAYMGFKDQESFNKAYELNGFDLGGYTSTVDEVKLRADNCDGGWSGGRDGGGRSGGRFGGTEGAKCGEGVTVAADLTLQQGPWLWWYTIQAAKFCDT from the exons ATGCGGAGAGATTACTCAAATCTCCATTCCCAGCATTATGAAACTGGAGCTCCTGAAGG GATTGCATACATGGGCTTCAAGGATCAGGAAAGTTTCAACAAGGCGTATGAGCTCAATGGTTTTGATCTTGGAGGATACACATCAACTGTGGATGAGGTGAAGCTGAGAGCTGATAATTGTGATGGTGGCTGGAGTGGTGGCAGGGATGGTGGAGGTAGAAGCGGCGGGAGATTTGGAGGAACAGAAGGTGCCAAATGTGGTGAAGGGGTGACCGTGGCAGCGGACCTGACTTTACAGCAGGGGCCGTGGTTGTGGTGGTACACCATTCAGGCAGCAAAGTTCTGTGACACCTAG